One Psychrilyobacter piezotolerans DNA segment encodes these proteins:
- a CDS encoding zinc ribbon-containing protein: MYVSGEKPGVGTYMCMICHLELIIESDNEKLPKCPDCGTGIYKKMD; this comes from the coding sequence ATGTACGTATCAGGTGAAAAACCAGGTGTAGGAACTTATATGTGTATGATTTGTCATTTAGAACTAATTATAGAAAGCGACAACGAGAAATTACCAAAATGTCCAGATTGTGGGACAGGAATCTATAAAAAGATGGATTAA